A DNA window from Schistocerca gregaria isolate iqSchGreg1 chromosome 2, iqSchGreg1.2, whole genome shotgun sequence contains the following coding sequences:
- the LOC126335653 gene encoding oocyte zinc finger protein XlCOF19-like — MFRDNDTVNSYGEFWGTVNSKNKLKRYLLPRIGDHHYSCNFCFKRFTKKDKLNKHMHVHSGEHFFSCTECDKTFKEASALKYHMDTHKRQCLFICVICSKVFTQESNLEDHLHSHTVEPPFSCSICCKRFTSSSILKEHLNIHSDERPYSCTECSKAFKSPKYLRVHMKVHTGECPVICFICKKSFIQKCDLKNHLRKHTGARPFSCTICKKTFISSSVLNQHLRTLSSECPFRCTMCSKSFKWKSNLTTHLRIHTGERPFCCTVCSKAFTDNSILKKHLHVH; from the coding sequence ATGTTCAGAGACAATGACACTGTCAACAGCTATGGTGAGTTTTGGGGGACAGTCAACAGTAAGAACAAACTGAAGAGATACCTATTACCGCGCATTGGCGACCACCATTACAGCTGTAATTTCTGTTTCAAGAGATTCACCAAGAAAGATAAGCTAAATAAGCATATGCATGTTCACTCTGGGGAACATTTCTTCAGTTGCACTGAGTGTGACAAAACATTCAAAGAAGCCTCTGCTCTGAAGTATCACATGGATACACACAAGAGACAATGCCTATTCAtttgtgtcatatgtagtaaagtgTTCACGCAGGAGAGTAACCTGGAGGACCACTTGCACTCACATACAGTTGAACCACCCTTCAGCTGTTCTATTTGCTGCAAGAGATTTACAAGTAGCAGTATCTTAAAGGAGCACTTGAATATACACTCCGATGAACGTCCCTACAGTTGCACCGAGTGCAGCAAGGCATTCAAATCACCCAAATATCTGAGAGTGCACATGAAGGTACACACAGGTGAATGTCCAGTCATTTGCTTTATTTGTAAGAAATCATTTATACAGAAATGTGACCTAAAGAATCATTTGCGCAAACATACTGGTGCACGACCCTTTAGCTGTACCATATGTAAAAAGACATTTATTAGTAGCAGTGTCTTAAACCAGCACTTGCGCACACTCTCGTCTGAATGCCCCTTCAGGTGCACTATGTGCAGCAAATCATTTAAATGGAAAAGTAACTTGACGACGCACTTACGTATCCACACAGGTGAACGTCCCTTCTGCTGCACTGTATGTAGCAAGGCATTCACAGATAATAGCATTCTAAAGAAACATTTGCATGTCCACTAA